ATGGACCAGAAAGAGCTTGAAAAGTATAATAAGAACACTGTTGATTTTGTCCTAAGAGAAGTGAGAGAACATATGAAAAATAGTAGTTTAAGAAACCTTGTAGAAGAAAGATCTGCTACAAGCCCTCAATATGCTTCAGCTCTTAGAATATTAGATAAGAACTATTCCGAATATTTATTAGAGCATACTCAACTCTATTAATTTAAAAAGCTATTCTAAATACTTATTATAGAATACCCAACTCCATTAATTTTAAAAAAAGTTAAATGATTATTAAAAGATATTAAAAAAGAAGATTAAAAAATTTAAATAAAGAAGAATTGCTCTTCATTATAGCATATTTATTAATAAACTAATTTTATCAAATCATTAAAAATCTTCATTTTTTACTTCAAATTCAACAACTTCTTTATTTTCATTTACTATCTTTGCAATGGCTTCCTCAGCACTGTTTAATTTTTCATCACATTCTTTAACTAATTTCATAGCTTTATTAAACTCTTCTATTGCATCATCCAATGGAACTTCACCAGTTTCTAATCTATTTACAATTCTTTCCAATTCCTCTAAACTCTCTTCAAAACTAAAATTTTCCTTTTTTTCAACAAAATCCATATCTTCCATTTTATCACCTTAATACTAATTTATTTATTATTTTTATCAAATCAACAATTATTTACATTAAAATATACTATTCATCAAATCAACAATTATTTACATTAAAATATACTATTCATCAAATCAACAATTATTTACATAAAATTACCATTCACCAAATCAAGATTTATTTAATCTATTAAATCAATATTCAACCTTTAAATCACCTTTGTATTTACTTTTCCATCACTAAATTCAATTTCTACCTCATCATCTACTTTTAAATCTTTTGATTTTGAAATAACCTTTCCATTTACTCGTGATACAGTATAACCTCTTTTAATTGTAAGTAAAGGATCTAAAACTGTTAATTTATCTATATATTTACCTAGGTAAATTATTTTCTTATCTAAAATAGATTCTGGATTTTTAATTATTCTAGAATCCTTTAATTCTTTTAAATCCTCTTTTTTATCTCTTAAAA
The DNA window shown above is from Methanobrevibacter olleyae and carries:
- a CDS encoding exodeoxyribonuclease VII small subunit, which encodes MEDMDFVEKKENFSFEESLEELERIVNRLETGEVPLDDAIEEFNKAMKLVKECDEKLNSAEEAIAKIVNENKEVVEFEVKNEDF